In the Necator americanus strain Aroian chromosome X, whole genome shotgun sequence genome, GATAGtataatgtgaaaaaattttaaaaaattaaaataaaaaagctatATGTCTCGGACTGGAACCAATTCTTAAAgtcatttttaaagtttaagaTCTGACAAAAATTAgaatctttaaaatttttaaaaagatcgCGAAAAGGTACATAAATAGGGAAGATTTGTGTATAAAAACACTTGAAGAAGTGTACGGGCACCACCAGAAGGTTCCATTTTAATCGATTTTCTCAAGCCCACCCACATAAACCCGTTGAAGATCACTGGGGTGTCAATTGATCTTCGAAATCAatgtattggaaaaaaattcttaaatgATTTTatccctttgtttttttcgcaATAAAAGATCTAATTCGATATAAGCATAAAACTAAATATTCACGTAAAAAGGACCAGTTAAGGtgagaaaaattgataaaCCATAACGAAAATTCCTCACAACGACAGAGAAACATACAgacgaaaatttgaaaaaaaaaagccctcCTAGAACCCTGTGATGATATAAGAAACGAGTCCCTATGATCAGAAAGATCTTTCTCCTGAGAAaaatcctaagaaaaaaaacgcacatgGTATACATATAAACCGATGCAGCAACAATCTGTACGATCGATGGATGAAGGTCATGACTATTTTGGTGATTTCATTGTTAAAAGGAACATCTTTattgatcaataaaaaatattaaaaaatttctatatATCCATTCTTGAGGAGATccccatgttttttttttcagtcagtGAAAtaaagcattaaaaaaatacacatgCGTAAACAACCAACCTCAGACGTTGCAGCCGATATCGACATGACAAGGGTCATATTTTGTCGAACATCCAGCGATGTTTCAAAGTCAGGATTAAATGAGCACCTGTAAATAAGGTCTTTAAGCGACATTGAGATCATTCCTGCAGATTTTGCTTATATTATATGACAATTAGACAACTGTTTTCAAGAACTTCAAGAAGATTTCGAAAAGACAAAAGCTATCGGATTGTGTGTGCAGGGTTTTCAGACTTCGGGATCAGACTTTTCGTAATATTCACCTCTAGGAGGTTAGTGAAATTCACAGTTACCAAGAAATTTCGCTTGAAAAAGTGCGGTTACATTTGAAGTTGAATTTTTACAGTTACCTTTGAAAACAGACGTTACTGTAACAAAATGGTGCCACGAAGTACTATTTGGTTCAATGAGGATTGTTTTACACATCCCATATCCTTGACGATTTCACGCCTCTCTTACAAACTTATGTCATTAAAGTCTTTAAGCGACGTTAAAATCATTCCTGCAGATTATTTCTTTGTCACCGCTGCTACTTTCACTCAGGATAACAAtgttataattaattatatacTTGTAATTACCTTCGAGTGTGTGCTGGTACACTTATCGCACATCTCCGTTCGTAGAGAGGTACGTCCATCATAGAAAATGGATTATAGCATTGAAAAAGAACTATACCATCGAAGAATATTCGTAAAAGTGAGGGAACTGCGTAGAATAAGgcgatatccataaaatgggctGCCTAAAATCTTAGATACATGAggagagaaaaatttaatggaattttgcTTGGCAACTGTGAGGAGCATCGTTGGGAGATCatcgattttttctattgaagaTAGTTAAGAACAACTTCAAAACACTGTACTACAAAATTACCAtctataatatttaattttttcaaattcctacTTGTAAGCATTCTCCTgaagtatattttttttcctgaaaatgtcCTGAAATCATACCTTTACATTATGTAGAGGAATACTCGGATGTTCGACACATAAACGTCCTTCCTCACTATATACCACAAAGAACAAAATCCAGGATTCGAATAAGAAGCATAAACAAGCTAGCAGTCTAAAACATGTCATTACACCTTTGTTTGCAATTTCATTAACATTCgtaaagttgaagaaaaaattcaaaggaaaaatcagaaagaacgATTTTGGCACTTTTActggaaatatttgaatttcagTACTACTacataagaaaaatatttttttacaacaacaagaacaagGTTTAAAAATGCATGTGTATGCACACGTTTAAACACGTGAACATCCCTACACAGATGTAATTATaacatttcaattattttagaaaaaagcgccaaaaagacgaaaaacaCTGACAAAAAATCcctgatttttccatttttccaacaCTCTTGTCGCATGGAATATTAGAgagagagaatttttttttgaaattatttctcgaGTAGTGCTCATTGGGTAACTACAACAAGCACCTAATTAGGCCTcctgataaataaaataaattttttttatgtcatAAAATTATAAACACTCACTTTAAAGCATTTCTCGGTTGCCTCCAAATCGTTCGATATTTTATCGGATGAAATACAGCCGTATATCGTAAAATTGACAACGCTAACCAACACCATACAGAAAAAGCCGAAGTGGTGTGCATTAAATATATATCGATCtagaaaacaatatttttaaagatattACAACATTACTCAGAGGAGAATTTAATGCAAGTACTTAACAATGAGCTTGAACGaaagcaatttaaaaaaaaacagttatatttattattatattatattatatttattcgaCGACAATATTCGGTGATGCAGTCGAATATTCggtgtgcaaaaaaaaaatacgcaaAAAGTATATGCGGGGAATACGCAAAAAAACCGCCCGACATGTCGTCAATGggttaattagtttttttttttcttcacaaattttcatACCTTGCACGTGCCGCTGAGTAGCCATGTAGGTAATCCGGCCTTTGGCGCTGAATGAAATAATGCCTGTACAAGTTGCGCCAACAAAGTAACTGAATCACTAGTTGACATTGCAGCCAACGGTAGTCCTGAAGTTGTCTCGAAACGAATAGCGCTTCTCCTTAAAAGTCAGATTATATGTGTACTCGGGTCGAAGACAGCTAATCTTGCTGCTGGATTCACTTTTCGAGCGTTCGTAGCCAATTCGTTGCGGAACCCTGAGTTGACGATACAACATTAGCGCTGTAGAGGGTGGTCCCACAACGAACTCCTACAGACGATCGAATACAGAACACAGCATGACGATCAGATAATTTTTACCGGATTTAGAGCAAATATTATGATTAAGATGGAACGAATCAGCCTTTTAATTGCCTTGAAATCTCTTatagagaatttcttttttcaatttcctaataaaaatccataaaaattattctatttaGCACACTATTCCCTACTAGTACTAGTACTAGTACTCATTTCACTCCACtgatttattcttttcaatatttttcatcattagCAATCATAAAGATTTTACAACGACGAGAATTTGTGTGGCCTATAAAAAATCAGtagataaatataaaaataaggtAGAATGGCTTAGTCGAGTATTGCAAAATACATTTGCTAAGATAAAATTTTGGATAAATAAAAGAGCCTGAAAACCCTGtcagttcaaaaaaagttttctgaaaatttttctcgCCCATTTTCTTCATGAGGTGTTAATGAAGTGTTAACAATCCACCGCTACCTGGCTTCACACCACTAACACTGCTTCAGGATGTCagtcataaaaatattttacaatcCTGATATGACATTTTGAAATAACTTTCTtcctgtgaagaaaaattacgatTTTCTCGGATAGAGCTTAGCAGAGAGCACTCAATTATGTAaatttacaataaataaataaataacaagaaTTTTTAGATACAGTAATGCTCAAAGAAGTTTTCAATGCCAATATtaagataaaatagaaattaccTTGCAATCCGTAATAATCTCCACAGGACATACCAATTGAGCCCGATACCAAGTATAGGCACAACGATATAGAGCGTAAAATAAGCTGACTGtagattcattttctttcattcatttctaaaagaacaaaaaacattaataaatGTCATGCTGATATCCTAGAAATTTCCACGATGTATATATACGTATAAGAAACACGTtcgtaaataaaatagaatggaTCCGAGCTGTGACAATTGAATTATGAGAAAtataaatccataaaaatcctgaaatgCGCATCTGGCCAgataggaagaaaaacgtgAATAATC is a window encoding:
- a CDS encoding hypothetical protein (NECATOR_CHRX.G26260.T1), producing the protein MNLQSAYFTLYIVVPILGIGLNWYVLWRLLRIARRSAIRFETTSGLPLAAMSTSDSVTLLAQLVQALFHSAPKAGLPTWLLSGTCKIDIYLMHTTSAFSVWCWLALSILRYTAVFHPIKYRTIWRQPRNALKLLACLCFLFESWILFFVVYSEEGRLCVEHPSIPLHNVKAAHFMDIALFYAVPSLLRIFFDGIVLFQCYNPFSMMDVPLYERRCAISVPAHTRRCSFNPDFETSLDVRQNMTLVMSISAATSEHITKKRQLYVKKKTAMVMRSIIISVLNLILNLPAHILRTWLTLDDDGIDQKTLSILEPISQILYFSQFMCNAFYLSTSIYETSGTPRTTVVVNSGRHISRCVSNDEES